In Agrobacterium vitis, one genomic interval encodes:
- the arfA gene encoding arabinosylfuranosidase ArfA: MKATVLAHADFSIAEIDPRLYGSFIEHLGRAVYTGIYEPDHPSADENGMRRDVIDLVRELNVPVVRYPGGNFVSAYNWEDGIGPKDQRPVRLDLAWHTSESNEVGLHEFADWCASVGTEMMLAVNLGSRGLDEARNFLEYANHSGGSYWSDLRISNGRPQPFDVKLWCLGNEMDGPWQIGHKSADEYGRLAHETAKAMRTFDKSLELVVCGSSNAKMPTYPQWEATVLDHTYNEVDYISLHMYFDNKAGDTPNYLAQNKKLDDYIVSVSGVIDFIKAKKRSSKNVYISFDEWNVWYHSNEQDKAILQGNDGWPFAPPLLEDIYNFEDVLQVGLIINTFIRRSNVVRIACLAQMVNVIAPIMTAPGGPAWRQTIFYPFLFASVHGRGTALDLRVKSPTYTASAVGEVDSLDIAAVHDTADGSIAFFIVNRSEAAIETTFDLQGFGTAPSIADYQVMTHADLKAVNTQERMTEVAPRPGEGLVIDGTSLTASFPALSYQMIRVKVRDVS, from the coding sequence ATGAAGGCGACCGTTCTGGCGCATGCCGATTTCAGCATTGCGGAGATTGATCCACGGCTCTACGGCTCCTTCATAGAGCATCTGGGCCGGGCGGTTTACACCGGCATTTATGAGCCCGATCACCCGAGCGCCGATGAAAACGGCATGCGCCGCGATGTCATCGATCTGGTGCGGGAGTTGAACGTGCCGGTTGTCCGCTATCCCGGCGGCAATTTCGTTTCGGCCTATAATTGGGAAGACGGCATTGGCCCCAAGGATCAGCGCCCGGTTCGCCTCGATCTCGCCTGGCATACGTCGGAGAGCAACGAGGTGGGCCTTCACGAGTTTGCCGATTGGTGCGCCTCTGTCGGGACGGAGATGATGCTGGCCGTCAACCTCGGGTCGCGCGGGCTGGATGAGGCGCGCAATTTTCTGGAATATGCCAATCATTCTGGCGGTAGCTATTGGAGCGATCTGCGTATCAGCAATGGCAGGCCGCAGCCTTTCGATGTGAAGCTCTGGTGCCTGGGCAATGAGATGGACGGGCCTTGGCAGATCGGCCACAAATCCGCGGATGAATATGGCCGCCTTGCCCACGAAACCGCCAAGGCTATGCGGACCTTCGATAAATCGTTGGAACTGGTGGTCTGCGGCTCGTCCAACGCCAAGATGCCGACCTATCCGCAATGGGAGGCGACCGTTCTCGACCATACCTATAATGAGGTCGATTATATTTCCCTGCATATGTATTTTGACAACAAGGCAGGCGATACGCCCAATTATCTCGCCCAGAACAAGAAGCTCGATGATTATATCGTCTCGGTATCGGGTGTGATCGATTTCATCAAGGCCAAGAAACGCTCATCCAAGAATGTCTATATTTCCTTCGATGAGTGGAATGTATGGTATCATTCCAACGAGCAGGACAAGGCAATCCTCCAGGGAAATGACGGCTGGCCCTTTGCGCCGCCGTTGCTGGAGGACATCTATAATTTCGAGGATGTGCTTCAAGTCGGGCTGATCATCAACACATTCATCCGCCGTTCCAACGTGGTGCGCATCGCCTGCCTGGCGCAGATGGTTAATGTCATCGCGCCGATCATGACGGCGCCGGGCGGTCCCGCTTGGCGGCAGACGATTTTCTATCCATTCCTGTTCGCCTCGGTGCATGGCCGTGGCACGGCGCTGGATCTCAGGGTGAAAAGCCCGACCTATACGGCGTCCGCTGTCGGTGAGGTTGACAGTCTCGACATTGCCGCCGTGCATGACACGGCGGACGGCTCGATTGCTTTCTTCATCGTCAATCGTTCAGAGGCGGCCATCGAGACCACATTCGATTTGCAGGGGTTTGGCACCGCGCCATCTATCGCCGATTATCAGGTGATGACCCATGCCGATTTGAAGGCGGTCAATACGCAGGAGCGGATGACGGAGGTTGCGCCACGTCCCGGCGAGGGGTTGGTTATCGACGGCACAAGCCTGACGGCGTCGTTTCCGGCGCTGTCCTACCAGATGATCCGGGTGAAGGTTCGGGATGTCTCTTAG
- a CDS encoding M20 family metallopeptidase, producing the protein MTREIFIRNASDYALGGKLAEDLAQLIARRSVSQSEGRPEDLQAYLVQDIQPLLASLGFATEIFTNPRENGAPLLIASLIEDDSLPTVLIYGHGDVCNGEAHRWRDGLEPFVLHQEGDKLYGRGTADNKIQHLINIKALELILKEQGKLGFNVKIIMEMAEETGSYGLREFFQAKREALAADVLIASDGPRLAADTPTMFMGSRGGFAFNLIVNLRDGDHHSGNFGGLLADPAIILAHAIATIVDARGQIQIPEWLPTSLTPDIRAALKDLPSRKHDADWGQADLTPSERVFGWNSMAVLAISSGNIQAPQNAIAGSACATCQLRFVVGTDMEGILPALRRHLDAHGFPMVAVEPARGEAFRATRFSPDHPWVRFVEQSIARTSGKPVHVLPNLAGSLPNDAFTDILGLPTIWIPHSHAECGQHGPNEHALLSIAEEGMRVMTGLFLDIGEQGAALKAL; encoded by the coding sequence ATGACCAGAGAGATCTTCATCCGCAATGCGTCCGATTATGCGCTTGGCGGCAAGCTGGCCGAGGATTTGGCCCAGCTTATCGCACGCCGCTCGGTTAGCCAGTCGGAAGGCAGGCCAGAGGATCTGCAAGCCTATCTGGTGCAGGATATTCAGCCGCTGCTGGCGTCGCTGGGCTTTGCCACGGAGATTTTCACCAATCCGCGAGAAAATGGCGCACCGCTTCTGATCGCCAGCCTGATCGAGGACGACAGCCTGCCGACCGTGCTGATCTATGGACATGGTGATGTCTGTAATGGCGAGGCGCATCGCTGGCGCGACGGGCTCGAGCCTTTCGTGCTGCATCAGGAGGGGGATAAGCTTTACGGGCGCGGCACGGCGGATAACAAGATCCAGCATCTCATCAATATCAAGGCGCTGGAACTGATTTTGAAGGAGCAGGGCAAGCTTGGCTTCAACGTCAAGATTATTATGGAAATGGCCGAGGAAACCGGCTCCTACGGTTTGCGGGAGTTTTTCCAGGCCAAGCGCGAAGCTCTTGCCGCCGATGTGCTGATCGCGTCCGATGGGCCGCGATTGGCCGCCGATACGCCGACCATGTTCATGGGCTCACGCGGCGGCTTTGCCTTCAACCTCATCGTTAACTTGCGCGACGGCGATCACCATTCCGGCAATTTCGGCGGCTTGCTGGCCGACCCGGCGATCATTCTCGCCCATGCCATTGCCACGATTGTCGATGCGCGGGGCCAGATCCAGATCCCGGAATGGCTGCCGACCAGCCTGACCCCTGACATTCGCGCTGCCCTCAAGGACCTGCCGTCCCGCAAGCATGACGCGGACTGGGGCCAAGCAGATTTGACGCCGTCCGAGCGGGTCTTCGGCTGGAATTCCATGGCGGTTCTCGCCATCTCCTCAGGCAATATCCAGGCGCCGCAAAATGCCATTGCCGGATCGGCGTGCGCCACCTGCCAGCTGCGGTTCGTGGTGGGAACGGATATGGAGGGCATTTTGCCTGCCCTGCGCCGCCATCTGGATGCCCATGGTTTTCCCATGGTGGCGGTGGAGCCAGCGCGGGGTGAAGCCTTCCGCGCCACCCGGTTTTCCCCCGATCATCCCTGGGTGCGGTTTGTCGAGCAATCCATAGCCCGCACCAGTGGCAAGCCGGTTCATGTTCTGCCCAATCTGGCGGGGTCGCTGCCCAATGATGCCTTTACCGATATTCTTGGCCTGCCGACCATCTGGATTCCCCATTCCCATGCCGAATGCGGCCAGCACGGACCGAACGAGCACGCTCTTCTGTCGATTGCCGAAGAGGGCATGCGGGTGATGACCGGCCTGTTCCTGGATATTGGCGAACAGGGTGCGGCGCTGAAAGCTTTGTGA
- a CDS encoding ABC transporter substrate-binding protein encodes MKTRKLLATVALAALVGVPVMAIAQDYHQAPQLDALVKEGKLPPVEKRLPENPRVEDMVDRVGVYGGYQTGGLVGGNDRNALAKLTGYEPLMAWDREWSGKIIPNVATSYKASDDATTFTFELRKGMKWSNGMDFTAEDIAFMVNDVLPDDKLFPAKPAWMLVGGKLPVATVNSPTSVTIKFSGPNGLFLMNVAGVFGTQLTLMSKQYCSQFMPKFNPDAEKLAKDAGDASWVEHLTNKCGLEIEQVQRWRNPDMPVLGPWKIKDPYVSGATQVTFERNPYYWKVDPAGNQLPYLDGARYSVNSDVQTVLLAAIAGKINYQERHIGVNQNRPVLNEGADKGGYELIDRITGQGADTSFSFNMTHKDPEMRKIFGNKDFRVAMSIAIDRKSVIDAIYLGLTQPKQVAPNENTLYANDRLAHQYLDYDPDKANKLLDSIGLDKKDADGFRLRPDGKRLTFTVITPAALSNWGDVAELVIRYWQAVGVDARFQSMDRTRFYEVKNNNDHDVALWTGEGYGVDALLDPRLYMPVSIESNYAVAWGKAYLKMQGGEEPPEPVKKQWDLYNQIKGTTDQAKQTALFQQILDIAADQFYTIAISTPPAGFAVKAKNLHNVMNNAPTSWVYPSPAPSNTEQWFIQN; translated from the coding sequence ATGAAGACCAGAAAACTGCTTGCCACAGTGGCGCTTGCCGCACTGGTGGGCGTGCCGGTCATGGCGATTGCCCAGGACTATCATCAGGCTCCACAGCTTGATGCGCTGGTCAAGGAAGGCAAATTGCCACCGGTCGAAAAACGTCTGCCGGAAAATCCACGCGTTGAGGACATGGTGGACCGGGTCGGCGTCTATGGCGGCTACCAGACCGGCGGATTGGTGGGCGGCAATGACCGCAACGCACTGGCCAAGCTGACGGGCTACGAGCCGCTGATGGCCTGGGACCGGGAATGGTCGGGCAAGATCATTCCCAATGTCGCCACCTCCTACAAAGCCAGCGATGATGCCACGACCTTCACCTTCGAATTGCGCAAGGGCATGAAATGGTCGAACGGCATGGATTTCACCGCCGAAGACATCGCCTTCATGGTCAATGACGTGCTTCCCGACGACAAGCTGTTTCCGGCCAAGCCCGCCTGGATGCTGGTGGGGGGCAAGCTGCCGGTGGCGACCGTCAACAGCCCGACCAGCGTCACCATCAAATTCTCCGGCCCGAACGGCCTGTTCCTCATGAATGTCGCGGGCGTGTTCGGCACGCAGTTGACGCTGATGTCGAAGCAATATTGCAGCCAGTTCATGCCGAAATTCAATCCGGATGCCGAAAAGCTGGCAAAGGATGCCGGTGATGCCAGCTGGGTCGAGCATTTGACCAATAAATGCGGATTGGAAATCGAGCAGGTACAGCGCTGGCGCAATCCAGACATGCCCGTGCTCGGCCCCTGGAAAATCAAGGACCCCTATGTGTCCGGCGCAACGCAGGTGACGTTCGAGCGCAATCCCTATTACTGGAAGGTCGATCCGGCGGGCAACCAGCTTCCTTATCTCGATGGCGCCCGCTACAGCGTCAATTCGGATGTTCAAACCGTGCTTCTGGCGGCGATTGCCGGCAAGATCAACTATCAGGAACGCCATATCGGCGTGAACCAGAACCGTCCAGTCTTGAACGAAGGCGCGGATAAGGGTGGTTACGAGTTGATCGACCGGATTACCGGTCAGGGTGCGGACACGTCCTTTTCCTTCAACATGACCCATAAGGACCCGGAGATGCGCAAGATCTTCGGCAACAAGGATTTCCGGGTGGCGATGAGCATTGCCATTGATCGCAAATCGGTCATCGATGCGATTTATCTGGGCCTGACGCAGCCGAAACAGGTGGCGCCAAACGAAAACACCCTCTACGCCAATGACCGGCTGGCGCATCAATATCTCGATTACGACCCTGACAAGGCCAACAAGCTGCTCGACAGTATCGGTCTCGACAAGAAGGATGCCGATGGCTTCCGGCTTCGCCCTGATGGCAAGCGCCTGACCTTTACCGTCATCACGCCTGCGGCGCTTTCCAACTGGGGCGATGTTGCCGAACTGGTCATTCGCTACTGGCAGGCTGTTGGCGTGGATGCACGCTTCCAGTCGATGGACCGCACACGGTTTTACGAGGTCAAGAACAATAACGACCATGACGTGGCACTGTGGACCGGTGAAGGGTATGGCGTCGATGCCCTGCTTGATCCGCGCCTCTATATGCCGGTCTCGATTGAATCCAACTATGCGGTCGCCTGGGGCAAGGCTTACCTGAAAATGCAAGGTGGAGAAGAGCCGCCGGAGCCGGTCAAGAAACAGTGGGATCTTTATAACCAGATCAAGGGTACCACCGATCAGGCCAAGCAGACGGCGCTGTTCCAGCAGATTCTCGATATCGCCGCCGACCAGTTCTACACGATTGCGATTTCGACACCGCCCGCTGGCTTCGCCGTCAAGGCCAAGAACCTGCACAACGTGATGAACAATGCGCCGACCTCCTGGGTCTATCCAAGCCCGGCGCCCAGCAATACCGAGCAATGGTTCATCCAGAACTAG
- a CDS encoding carbohydrate ABC transporter permease produces MGLRHRSAPASMSIHAPRWRHALFVAPYLTFFTTLLVFPLIWGIWLSFHKADMFSSGRFVGFDNYLRLFRDTVFIQSIWNTFYFVALTVPTLAVLGLFLALALNRQTRTAAVLRTLFFASSVLSVTIVTLVWRIVFIPQVGLLATIFSWFGATAPAALSDPDLAMIAIAIATVWWCLGLPMMLFLSALQQIPGDIYEAAALDNASRWRTLTAITLPSIKRTFLLVVIIQIVLQFQLFGQALLMTRGGPNNATRPIVLYIYEVTFRRWDLGLGAAASEILFILILLAAMAQYLITRRNGAGSRGDAA; encoded by the coding sequence ATGGGTCTTCGCCATCGTTCGGCCCCTGCGTCGATGAGCATCCATGCTCCGCGCTGGCGCCATGCGTTATTCGTGGCGCCTTACCTGACATTTTTCACCACGCTTCTGGTTTTTCCGCTGATCTGGGGCATCTGGCTGAGTTTTCATAAGGCCGATATGTTTTCGAGCGGGCGGTTCGTCGGCTTTGATAATTATCTGCGGCTGTTTCGTGATACCGTTTTCATTCAGTCGATCTGGAATACATTCTATTTCGTGGCGCTGACGGTGCCGACGCTGGCGGTGCTCGGGCTATTTCTGGCGCTCGCGCTCAACCGGCAGACGCGGACGGCGGCGGTTTTGCGAACCCTGTTCTTTGCGTCCTCGGTCTTGTCCGTCACCATTGTCACGCTGGTCTGGCGGATCGTGTTCATTCCGCAAGTCGGCTTGCTCGCCACCATTTTCAGTTGGTTTGGCGCAACGGCGCCCGCCGCTCTGTCCGATCCGGATTTGGCGATGATCGCGATTGCCATTGCCACCGTCTGGTGGTGCCTTGGCCTGCCGATGATGCTGTTTCTGTCGGCTTTGCAGCAAATCCCCGGCGATATCTATGAGGCGGCGGCGCTTGATAATGCCAGCCGCTGGCGGACACTGACGGCCATTACCCTGCCATCCATCAAGCGGACATTCCTCCTGGTGGTCATCATTCAGATCGTCTTGCAATTCCAGCTGTTTGGCCAAGCGCTATTGATGACACGGGGCGGGCCGAACAATGCGACCCGCCCCATCGTACTCTATATCTATGAGGTCACCTTCCGCCGCTGGGATCTCGGTCTCGGGGCCGCAGCCTCCGAAATCCTCTTCATTCTGATCCTGCTCGCCGCCATGGCGCAATATCTGATAACCAGACGCAATGGAGCCGGAAGCAGGGGAGACGCGGCATGA
- the kdgD gene encoding 5-dehydro-4-deoxyglucarate dehydratase translates to MEPNELKRALGAGLLSFPVTPFDDKGEFNPDVYGAHIDWLSGYDATVLFAAGGTGEMFSLSPDEIPRIVATAKAASNGVPIVGGCGGGTRVAVEIAKGIEKAGGDGILLLPQYLIDAPQAGLYAHVKAVCDAVGFGVTVYNRDNCVLQTETIQRLADDCPNLIGFKDGTGELGLVRRITATLGDRLTYIGGMPTAELFAEAYLGAGFSTYSSAVFNFVPQLACDFYKALRAGDRAACESILNRFFFPFMDLRSRQKGYAVAAIKAGVRLQGFAAGSVRPPLTDLTSEEVDILARLIEPWKQ, encoded by the coding sequence ATGGAACCGAATGAACTGAAACGTGCACTGGGCGCAGGCTTGCTGTCCTTTCCCGTCACCCCTTTCGATGACAAGGGCGAGTTCAACCCGGATGTCTATGGCGCGCATATCGACTGGCTGTCGGGCTATGACGCGACGGTGCTGTTTGCCGCTGGCGGCACCGGCGAAATGTTCTCACTCTCACCAGATGAAATTCCGCGCATTGTCGCCACCGCCAAAGCAGCCTCCAACGGCGTTCCCATTGTCGGCGGCTGTGGCGGCGGCACCCGTGTTGCTGTTGAAATTGCCAAGGGCATCGAAAAGGCTGGCGGCGACGGCATTCTTTTGCTGCCGCAATATCTGATCGATGCGCCGCAAGCAGGCCTCTATGCCCATGTCAAGGCGGTCTGCGATGCGGTCGGCTTCGGCGTCACCGTCTACAATCGCGACAATTGCGTGCTTCAAACCGAAACCATCCAGCGCCTGGCCGATGACTGCCCCAATCTGATCGGTTTCAAGGATGGCACAGGCGAACTCGGCCTGGTGCGCCGTATCACCGCGACGCTGGGCGACCGCCTCACCTATATCGGTGGCATGCCAACGGCGGAATTGTTTGCCGAAGCCTATCTGGGTGCCGGTTTCTCCACCTATTCGTCGGCAGTCTTCAATTTCGTGCCGCAACTGGCCTGCGATTTTTACAAGGCGCTGCGCGCTGGCGACCGGGCGGCCTGCGAAAGCATCCTCAACCGGTTCTTCTTCCCCTTCATGGATCTGCGCAGCCGCCAGAAGGGTTATGCTGTCGCGGCTATCAAGGCTGGCGTTCGCCTTCAGGGCTTTGCCGCCGGTTCGGTCCGTCCGCCCCTGACGGATTTGACCTCGGAAGAGGTGGATATTCTGGCACGGTTGATCGAGCCCTGGAAACAGTAA
- a CDS encoding FadR/GntR family transcriptional regulator yields MAKAPSPNEAQRKPRLAESVIEALRADIVGGRLALGTQLPTEPGLIERFGVSRTVIREALAELRAAGLVDARQGKGVFVVDDLPGQEMRLSTEEQRSIPKTLEMLEFRVAIETEAAALAAVRRSSAQEYEIRAANEVMADLVAEKAPTSKADFDFHLAIARATNNSYYLSAMQSFGPQAIPRSNLPNLASSRSETYLSQVVEEHGRIADAISGQDPQGARAAMREHIEKSQERHRALARNLRKEGG; encoded by the coding sequence ATGGCCAAAGCCCCATCGCCGAATGAAGCACAGCGCAAGCCAAGGCTGGCCGAAAGCGTCATCGAAGCCTTGCGTGCCGATATCGTCGGCGGACGGCTGGCGCTCGGCACGCAATTGCCGACCGAGCCGGGGCTGATCGAGCGGTTCGGGGTTAGCCGCACGGTGATCCGCGAGGCCTTGGCCGAACTTCGGGCTGCTGGGCTCGTCGATGCCCGCCAGGGCAAGGGCGTGTTTGTTGTTGATGACCTGCCCGGACAGGAAATGCGCCTCAGCACGGAAGAGCAGCGGAGCATTCCGAAAACTCTGGAAATGCTGGAATTCAGGGTGGCGATCGAGACGGAAGCCGCAGCACTTGCCGCCGTGCGCCGCTCTTCGGCGCAGGAATATGAGATCCGGGCGGCCAATGAGGTGATGGCGGATCTTGTTGCTGAAAAAGCGCCGACCTCCAAGGCGGATTTCGATTTTCACCTGGCCATCGCCCGGGCCACCAATAACAGCTATTATCTGAGCGCTATGCAAAGCTTTGGCCCGCAGGCCATTCCACGCTCCAACCTGCCCAATCTGGCCTCTTCACGCAGCGAAACCTATCTTTCACAAGTGGTGGAGGAGCATGGCCGGATTGCTGATGCCATTTCCGGTCAGGACCCACAGGGTGCGCGCGCCGCCATGCGCGAGCATATCGAGAAATCCCAGGAAAGGCATCGGGCGCTGGCCCGGAATCTGCGCAAGGAGGGCGGCTGA
- a CDS encoding ABC transporter ATP-binding protein, which translates to MTAQIEISNVSKTYGAMTVLDGLSLSIPAHEFVVFLGPSGCGKSTLLRMIAGLESVDDGEIRINGERIDGLPPGQRDVAMVFQSYALYPHMTVRQNMAFGLENIQVSRSVIDARIAEAARMLEIDHLLERKPGQLSGGQRQRVAIGRAVVKEPKAFLFDEPLSNLDAALRTRTRIELAQLHQRLRSTMIFVTHDQTEAMTLADRIVVMNNRRIEQIGTPMQIYERPATRFVAGFVGSPAMNFLDVTGFEPGRSGMIATCGQSLRIETHINLENAASAVALGIRAEAVHVTPPEGGDVDGTIDVLERLGDRTLIYTRLADGQSVVAATAGQTRLKIGDHIGLGFDGEKAHLFDADGTARHAEVLSDG; encoded by the coding sequence ATGACGGCACAGATCGAAATCAGCAATGTCAGCAAGACCTACGGTGCCATGACCGTGCTGGATGGCTTGTCGCTGTCCATTCCGGCCCATGAATTCGTGGTCTTCCTCGGTCCGTCGGGCTGCGGAAAATCGACCTTGCTGCGGATGATCGCCGGGCTTGAAAGCGTTGATGACGGCGAAATCCGCATCAATGGCGAGCGGATTGACGGACTGCCGCCCGGTCAGCGTGATGTGGCTATGGTGTTTCAGTCCTATGCGCTCTATCCGCATATGACCGTCCGCCAAAATATGGCCTTCGGGCTTGAGAATATTCAGGTTTCCCGATCGGTCATTGATGCGCGCATTGCGGAAGCAGCGCGGATGCTGGAAATCGATCATCTGCTGGAGCGCAAACCGGGGCAGCTCTCCGGTGGCCAGCGCCAGCGCGTCGCAATTGGCCGGGCGGTGGTGAAGGAGCCCAAGGCCTTTCTGTTTGATGAGCCTCTGTCCAATCTGGATGCGGCGTTGCGCACCCGGACCCGCATCGAGCTGGCGCAATTGCATCAGCGGCTGCGCTCGACAATGATTTTCGTCACCCACGATCAGACCGAAGCCATGACGCTGGCCGACAGGATCGTGGTGATGAACAATCGCCGCATCGAGCAGATTGGCACGCCGATGCAGATCTACGAGCGCCCGGCAACCCGGTTTGTTGCCGGTTTCGTCGGGTCGCCGGCGATGAATTTTCTAGATGTCACAGGCTTTGAACCCGGCAGATCCGGCATGATCGCCACCTGCGGTCAGAGCCTGCGCATCGAAACCCATATCAATCTGGAAAATGCAGCGTCGGCAGTTGCGCTCGGTATTCGCGCCGAGGCGGTTCACGTCACACCTCCTGAGGGTGGTGACGTCGATGGCACGATCGATGTACTGGAGCGTCTGGGTGATCGGACACTGATCTACACGCGATTGGCGGACGGACAGAGTGTGGTGGCCGCAACGGCGGGTCAAACGCGCCTGAAAATCGGCGATCACATTGGCCTTGGTTTTGACGGTGAAAAAGCCCATCTTTTCGATGCGGATGGCACCGCCCGGCATGCGGAGGTGCTGTCCGATGGCTGA
- a CDS encoding carbohydrate ABC transporter permease, with amino-acid sequence MSGFSSSHSRLGDRIVLGLVVLLSLVMLLPILWVIGLSLKENSVLMADPNSVFHPPYIIGNYINILQTSSVFRWILNSLIVSISLTIGTLILSSLAGYGFARLNFPGRDILFIVVLFGLAVPEQAVLVARHQIFSMLGLHNTYPGLVLPGLSSAFGVFLMTQYFRAIPRDLDEAALLDNASRFRIFWKVLLPLTLPAQATLGIFTFLASWNDYFWPLISASRKDMYTLTVGLASTQTNFGQSEGLGFLMAQAVFAGAPILIIYLFFQKYIVTAVSGAAVR; translated from the coding sequence ATGAGCGGCTTTTCCTCTTCTCACAGCAGGCTTGGTGACCGGATCGTCCTTGGGCTGGTCGTGCTGTTATCCCTCGTGATGCTTTTGCCCATTCTCTGGGTGATCGGATTGTCGCTGAAGGAAAACAGTGTGCTGATGGCCGACCCCAATTCGGTGTTTCATCCGCCCTATATCATTGGCAATTATATCAATATCCTGCAAACGTCCTCGGTGTTTCGCTGGATTCTCAACAGCCTGATCGTTTCGATCAGCCTGACCATCGGCACGCTGATCCTGTCTTCGCTGGCGGGCTATGGCTTTGCCCGGCTGAATTTTCCGGGGCGCGACATTCTTTTTATTGTTGTGCTTTTCGGGCTGGCGGTGCCGGAGCAGGCGGTATTGGTCGCCCGCCACCAGATTTTCAGCATGCTTGGCCTGCACAATACCTATCCGGGCCTTGTGTTGCCCGGGCTATCCAGCGCTTTCGGCGTCTTTCTGATGACGCAATATTTCCGGGCCATTCCGCGCGATCTGGATGAGGCGGCCCTTCTGGACAATGCCAGCCGGTTCCGGATCTTCTGGAAAGTGCTTTTGCCTCTGACGCTGCCCGCCCAGGCGACGCTTGGCATTTTCACGTTTCTGGCGTCCTGGAACGACTATTTCTGGCCGCTGATTTCGGCATCCAGGAAGGACATGTATACGCTGACAGTGGGGCTTGCCTCAACCCAGACCAATTTCGGCCAGTCGGAGGGTCTGGGATTCCTGATGGCGCAGGCGGTGTTTGCTGGAGCGCCTATCCTTATCATCTATCTGTTTTTCCAGAAATATATCGTCACGGCGGTGTC
- a CDS encoding ArsR/SmtB family transcription factor: MSRNFLVIDPEDGMAVLKGLASPLRIGMLKLLHEKGAMNVNDIASELSLPQSTVSTNLQVLEDAGLIRTESQKARKGSQKICYPTAEEVLVVFKSERRKIDAHAIEVAMPIGLYTSYEVTAPCGLCSPEGIIGLLDVPNTFLDPERMKAGLIWFTRGYVEYQFPNNAKLSGSSIREIEIAMELSSEVPGTSADWPSDITLSINGTDVGTWTSPGDFGDKRGVYTPDWWKLKGSQYGKLKNWRISSEGTFVDGVKISSVDLNAIDLLAHHSIRVRIGVRDDARHPGGINIFGRGFGNYDQDIVLRIRTE, encoded by the coding sequence ATGAGCAGAAATTTTCTTGTGATCGACCCGGAAGACGGCATGGCGGTTCTGAAAGGGCTGGCCTCGCCACTCCGGATCGGAATGCTCAAGCTTTTGCATGAAAAAGGGGCGATGAATGTCAATGATATCGCCTCTGAACTGTCGCTGCCGCAATCCACTGTCTCCACCAATCTTCAGGTTCTGGAAGATGCGGGGCTGATCCGCACGGAGAGCCAGAAGGCTCGCAAGGGCAGCCAGAAGATCTGTTATCCGACCGCCGAAGAGGTTCTGGTCGTCTTCAAGAGCGAGCGGCGCAAGATCGACGCCCATGCCATCGAAGTCGCGATGCCGATCGGGCTTTATACCAGCTATGAGGTGACGGCACCTTGTGGTCTCTGTTCGCCCGAGGGCATTATCGGTTTGCTTGATGTTCCCAACACCTTCCTTGATCCGGAACGGATGAAAGCCGGGCTGATCTGGTTCACCAGAGGCTATGTGGAATATCAATTCCCCAACAATGCAAAGCTATCCGGCAGCAGCATCCGCGAAATCGAGATTGCCATGGAGTTGAGTTCGGAAGTACCCGGCACCAGTGCCGACTGGCCATCCGATATCACTTTGTCGATCAATGGCACGGATGTCGGAACATGGACCTCTCCCGGCGATTTCGGTGACAAGCGCGGTGTCTATACGCCCGATTGGTGGAAGCTGAAGGGCTCCCAATATGGCAAGCTGAAGAATTGGCGAATTTCGTCAGAGGGTACGTTCGTTGATGGCGTCAAGATTTCATCCGTCGATCTCAATGCTATCGATCTGCTGGCCCATCATTCCATCCGGGTGCGGATTGGTGTGCGCGATGATGCGCGCCATCCCGGTGGGATCAACATTTTCGGACGCGGATTTGGCAATTACGACCAGGATATCGTGCTCCGTATCCGAACAGAGTGA